The Papaver somniferum cultivar HN1 chromosome 3, ASM357369v1, whole genome shotgun sequence genome includes a region encoding these proteins:
- the LOC113361273 gene encoding F-box protein FBW2-like yields the protein MLEKKMILSSNPMKRLKTNNTDHNEDTSTGDSSKDSSSFSGLWEGLSPEILSLIFVRIQQDELVKIVPFVCQPWREVVAGPYCWSDIDIEQWCRRCNDSSKIDLVVRKLIRRSRGHFHRLSVYKLSNFGFTFVANCAEHLKALQIPMSGVTDKTVKKYVTSFAKLTFLDISNCLQITCKGLEILGNNCKSLTSLRRNMPPPEWEKDGKLPAAKSNDGEAMVIANTMTSLCQLELAYGRFGDLGLDALVTKCKNLTHLDILGSVCVRLDGDLLDKCERLMVFRGPWDHYDAFSDNDGDDNEAASGSSDSDYDQ from the exons ATGTTAGAGAAGAAGATGATCTTGAGTTCTAATCCTATGAAGCGTCTAAAGACCAACAACACTGATCATAATGAAGACACTAGTACGGGTGACTCCAGCAAAGATTCATCAAGTTTTTCGGGGTTGTGGGAAGGTTTAAGTCCAGAAATTCTGTCTCTAATCTTTGTGAGAATCCAACAAGATGAGTTGGTAAAGATAGTTCCATTTGTTTGTCAACCATGGAGGGAAGTTGTAGCTGGTCCATATTGTTGGTCTGATATTGATATTGAACAATGGTGTCGTCGCTGTAATGATTCTTCAAAGATCGATTTGGTTGTTCGTAAACTAATTCGTCGGAGCAGAGGCCATTTTCACCGACTTTCTGTTTACAAGCTCAGTAACTTTGGGTTTACTTTTGTTGCTAACTG TGCTGAACACCTCAAGGCATTACAGATCCCAATGAGTGGAGTAACTGATAAGACGGTCAAGAAGTATGTCACGTCCTTTGCAAAGTTGACATTCTTAGACATCAGCAACTGCTTACAAATTACTTGCAAAGGACTTGAGATTCTAGGAAATAACTGCAAGTCGCTGACTTCCTTGAGGAGGAACATGCCACCACCGGAGTGGGAAAAGGATGGAAAACTACCTGCTGCAAAGAGTAATGATGGAGAAGCAATGGTTATAGCTAATACAATGACAAGTCTTTGCCAACTCGAGCTTGCTTATGGTCGATTTGGTGATTTAGGGCTTGATGCATTGGTTACTAAGTGCAAAAACCTTACCCATCTTGACATACTTGGGTCTGTTTGTGTACGGCTTGATGGTGATCTTTTGGACAAATGTGAACGTCTTATGGTGTTTAGGGGGCCTTGGGATCATTATGATGCCTTTTCAGACAATGATGGCGATGATAATGAAGCTGCATCTGGGTCATCAGACTCAGATTACGATCAATGA